A region from the Vibrio artabrorum genome encodes:
- a CDS encoding LabA-like NYN domain-containing protein yields MENIAILVDVQNVYYTTRDKYRSNFDYNQFWYVATEGRHVVAANAYAISSQDPKQRQFHHILRGVGFNVKLKPFIQRRDGSAKGDWDVGIALDAIELAETVDTIVLVSGDGDFEILVERIKQRFGKPVEVYGVPGLTAQHLIDSASKFVAIEKDLLL; encoded by the coding sequence ATGGAAAATATAGCAATCTTGGTCGACGTTCAGAACGTTTACTACACGACACGCGACAAATACCGTTCTAATTTCGATTATAACCAGTTTTGGTATGTTGCTACTGAAGGGCGTCATGTTGTTGCCGCCAATGCCTACGCAATCTCTAGCCAAGACCCTAAACAGCGTCAGTTCCACCATATCCTTCGCGGTGTTGGCTTTAATGTGAAGTTAAAACCATTTATTCAGCGCAGAGATGGTAGTGCAAAAGGCGATTGGGATGTGGGAATTGCCCTTGATGCGATAGAACTGGCTGAGACAGTGGATACGATTGTTTTAGTTTCTGGGGATGGGGACTTTGAAATCCTTGTTGAGCGAATCAAACAACGCTTCGGTAAACCGGTCGAGGTATATGGTGTTCCTGGATTAACTGCCCAACACTTAATCGATTCAGCCTCGAAATTTGTAGCGATTGAAAAAGATCTTCTGCTTTAG
- a CDS encoding response regulator transcription factor, with protein sequence MSRILVVDDDIQLCELLGEVLENEGYHVDTAHCGESALEFIQSNPIDLVLLDVMLPNLSGIQVARRICQRFATPILMLTALNDDASMLEGYQAGADQYIAKPFNVPELLTRIKVILRRVGFERQRQSLASSNHGLCEQLSRLPLTGTEKDLLDYLVKNQGIVVSKSNLQIDVLKKELCPFDRNLDMHISNIRRKLVQAGLSKQHIKTVRGKGYSYLESVGA encoded by the coding sequence ATGTCTCGCATTTTAGTTGTTGATGATGATATCCAGTTGTGTGAGTTACTGGGTGAAGTATTGGAAAATGAGGGGTATCACGTCGATACCGCTCATTGCGGTGAATCTGCGCTAGAGTTTATCCAGTCAAACCCTATCGATTTGGTTCTACTGGATGTAATGCTCCCTAATTTAAGTGGTATCCAAGTGGCTAGGCGAATCTGTCAGCGATTTGCTACGCCAATTCTTATGTTGACAGCACTTAATGACGACGCTTCTATGTTAGAGGGGTATCAAGCTGGCGCAGATCAATACATCGCGAAACCTTTCAATGTTCCAGAGTTATTGACCCGCATTAAAGTTATCTTACGTCGGGTAGGTTTTGAGCGTCAAAGGCAATCTCTTGCGTCATCTAATCATGGCTTGTGCGAACAACTCTCTCGTTTACCGCTAACTGGTACAGAAAAAGATTTGTTGGATTACCTTGTTAAAAACCAAGGGATTGTTGTCTCTAAATCCAATCTGCAAATCGATGTGCTTAAGAAAGAACTCTGTCCTTTCGATCGTAACTTAGATATGCATATCAGCAATATACGTCGAAAGCTTGTTCAGGCGGGCTTGTCTAAGCAACACATAAAAACGGTTCGTGGTAAAGGCTATAGCTATTTAGAGTCGGTCGGGGCATGA
- a CDS encoding DUF4174 domain-containing protein, translating to MLHRQTHKSNVSIDTTKLMQTLNQPSNSGLWFSLLKLLTISTVLIMSLTINSVLAYPVHSHSKPLPHRSLIYFAPKEDSVVKAFLNEVLINNCQLDERDVVVMVIAESGYTVPTWLEEEFNLEAVTSIYEIPKGSHTAVLIGKDGKEKHRWSGKTDWNQITNIIDEMPMRQQEMQRQNSRCSI from the coding sequence ATGCTGCACCGACAAACACACAAATCGAACGTAAGCATCGACACAACCAAACTGATGCAAACGTTGAATCAACCATCAAACTCAGGTCTCTGGTTTAGTTTGCTGAAACTACTGACCATCAGCACGGTGTTAATCATGAGCTTAACCATCAACTCAGTACTCGCCTACCCCGTCCATTCTCACTCAAAACCTTTGCCGCACCGCAGTCTGATTTATTTCGCTCCTAAGGAAGATTCCGTCGTTAAAGCGTTTCTGAATGAAGTATTGATCAATAACTGTCAATTGGACGAACGAGATGTCGTTGTGATGGTTATTGCTGAGAGTGGTTATACCGTCCCTACTTGGCTAGAAGAAGAGTTTAACTTAGAGGCAGTCACCAGCATTTATGAGATCCCGAAAGGATCACACACCGCGGTTTTGATTGGAAAAGATGGGAAAGAAAAGCACCGATGGAGTGGCAAAACAGATTGGAATCAGATCACTAATATCATTGATGAGATGC
- a CDS encoding sensor histidine kinase produces MSKKLLRYPDFIAKRKDGLTFQLFSYLTVILVSILLLQGVAERALMKALLKVPESVKAEMLDLAYQANVLLEEGDMDELADWGNAQAYSLFVIDQDHQPITHRDMHPHFEFKLNYLRKLDHQLSDRVSKPIFGLPLNNGKTLVIQLPDQVHPAKSFAPYSYLLKALIAFFVLSLFSMGMAKSLQQPLDRLREASRRLAQGDFSVSVVSELGSSTREFNELAHDFDHMTFEIQSLAEKQRRLLRDVSHELRTPLARQNLALHLLRGKVDESNVGLLDRLENETEEMNKLVGEILEFSRLETSRYESKLSLMSLEQYCSLLIAQMQNDLKPNQTLVGELRTPTKMVNIDERLLLRVIGNLVGNAIKYAGDNAHILVTTHELVLDKSYSVIAVEDNGHGIPDNKMATIFDPFTRLQSARDKQSGGYGLGLAIVKEAMGVMNGHVTAENREGGGLRVNLMFPISD; encoded by the coding sequence ATGAGTAAAAAATTACTGCGTTACCCCGACTTTATCGCCAAGCGTAAGGATGGCTTGACGTTTCAGTTATTCAGCTATTTAACGGTGATTCTGGTCAGTATCTTGCTTCTTCAAGGAGTGGCAGAGCGAGCGTTGATGAAAGCCTTGTTAAAGGTGCCTGAATCCGTTAAAGCTGAAATGCTTGACCTTGCTTACCAAGCGAATGTGTTGCTCGAAGAAGGGGACATGGACGAGCTGGCGGATTGGGGAAATGCGCAAGCTTATTCTCTCTTCGTTATCGACCAAGATCATCAACCCATCACTCATCGAGACATGCATCCGCATTTTGAATTCAAGTTGAATTATTTGCGCAAGTTAGATCACCAACTGAGTGACCGTGTGAGTAAGCCTATTTTTGGTCTGCCCCTTAACAATGGTAAGACGTTGGTCATTCAATTGCCTGATCAGGTTCACCCAGCCAAATCCTTCGCGCCATACTCATATCTGTTAAAAGCCTTAATCGCTTTTTTCGTGTTGTCACTGTTCTCTATGGGTATGGCGAAAAGCTTACAACAGCCGCTGGATCGTTTAAGAGAAGCAAGCCGAAGGCTCGCACAGGGAGATTTTTCCGTCAGTGTTGTGTCGGAGTTAGGTTCAAGTACGCGTGAGTTTAACGAACTTGCCCATGATTTTGATCATATGACATTTGAAATACAGTCTCTGGCTGAAAAGCAACGTCGATTGCTTCGAGATGTGTCCCATGAACTCAGAACGCCGTTAGCAAGACAAAACCTCGCATTACATTTGTTGCGAGGTAAAGTCGATGAGAGTAACGTCGGTCTACTCGACAGGCTTGAAAATGAAACGGAAGAGATGAATAAGCTGGTCGGCGAAATTCTCGAATTTAGCCGACTAGAGACGTCTCGTTACGAATCTAAGCTGTCTTTGATGAGCTTGGAACAATACTGTTCGTTACTTATTGCGCAAATGCAGAACGATCTAAAGCCAAACCAAACTTTGGTTGGCGAGTTAAGAACGCCGACGAAAATGGTTAATATTGATGAAAGGTTACTTTTAAGGGTTATCGGTAATTTGGTGGGGAATGCGATTAAGTATGCCGGTGATAATGCTCATATTTTGGTGACCACGCATGAACTCGTCCTTGATAAAAGTTACAGTGTCATAGCTGTGGAAGACAACGGCCACGGTATCCCAGATAATAAAATGGCCACAATTTTCGACCCGTTTACACGTCTACAATCAGCTAGAGACAAACAATCGGGTGGTTATGGCCTAGGCCTTGCTATCGTGAAGGAAGCAATGGGTGTGATGAATGGTCATGTTACCGCTGAGAATCGAGAGGGCGGAGGCTTGAGAGTCAATTTGATGTTCCCGATAAGTGATTAG